The following coding sequences lie in one Aspergillus luchuensis IFO 4308 DNA, chromosome 8, nearly complete sequence genomic window:
- a CDS encoding uncharacterized protein (COG:Q;~EggNog:ENOG410PQMA;~InterPro:IPR029063,IPR025714,IPR016584;~PFAM:PF13847;~TransMembrane:1 (o37-57i);~antiSMASH:Cluster_8.9;~go_function: GO:0008168 - methyltransferase activity [Evidence IEA]), which produces MSSTTTTTTTTSSTPPKPQPQPQEQIYTPWRLFIYDIWVLGIVSTLAWGCRISTYLIPLFRSNVGKNHLDIGAGTGYYLNQAQIPSSTTLTIVDNETHALNVALARCKHPSTQTHGMVTDILQPSPFPDTYSTNEKQKFDSVSMYYLLHCLPVPMASKCKIFTHIKKYMTEDGVVHGANVLGKGVRKDNWFAAIIRRGCLNHGVFHNEEDNAFEFEKALRENFWEVQTWVVGSVFVFRAKRPIFDA; this is translated from the coding sequence atgtcctcaaccaccacaaccaccacaacaacctcctccaccccacccaaaccccaaccccaaccccaagaaCAAATTTACACCCCCTGGCGCCTCTTCATCTACGACATCTGGGTCCTCGGCATCGTAAGCACCCTCGCCTGGGGCTGCCGAATCAGCACCTACCTAATCCCCTTATTCCGGTCCAACGTGGGCAAAAACCACCTGGACATCGGCGCCGGCACCGGCTATTACCTTAACCAAGCGCAGATCCCGTCCAGCACGACCCTCACAATCGTGGACAACGAAACGCACGCACTCAACGTGGCCCTAGCGCGCTGCAAACACCCCTCCACCCAAACCCACGGCATGGTCACCGACATCCTGCAAccatcccccttccccgACACCTACTCCACCAACGAAAAGCAAAAATTCGACTCCGTCTCAATGTACTACCTCCTGCACTGCCTGCCCGTCCCCATGGCCAGCAAATGCAAGATCTTCACGCACATCAAGAAATACATGACGGAGGACGGGGTGGTTCATGGTGCGAATGTGCTGGGTAAGGGGGTCAGGAAGGATAATTGGTTTGCGGCGATTATTCGACGTGGATGTTTGAATCATGGGGTGTTTCATAATGAGGAGGATAATGCGTTTGAGTTTGAGAAGGCCCTTAGGGAGAATTTTTGGGAGGTGCAGACTTGGGTAGTTGGGagtgtttttgtttttagGGCTAAGAGGCCGATTTTTGATGCTTAG
- a CDS encoding uncharacterized protein (antiSMASH:Cluster_8.9), producing the protein MSRMTSEMRSNNVSVPLRFDNSRGSAYQSYAGSSLASLRVFVANLDMKQVYLSSFDIFLSSVLLHSLPLCLFDDTSSSTLFRHGAVMLTHAQQATKHEVCASETN; encoded by the coding sequence ATGTCGCGAATGACATCAGAAATGCGGTCGAACAACGTGTCGGTCCCGCTCAGGTTCGACAACAGCCGTGGCTCAGCTTATCAGAGTTATGCAGGATCCTCTCTCGCCTCCTTACGTGTATTCGTGGCAAACCTAGACATGAAACAAGtgtatctttcttcttttgacaTCTTCCTTAGCAGTGTACTATTGCACAGCCTGCCTTTATGCCTCTTCGACGATACTTCGTCATCAACACTATTTCGGCATGGGGCTGTGATGCTGACTCATGCACAACAGGCAACTAAGCATGAGGTTTGTGCTTCTGAAACCAACTAG
- the nscR gene encoding Zn(II)2Cys6 domain-containing transcription factor nscR (COG:K;~EggNog:ENOG410PVEH;~InterPro:IPR036864,IPR007219,IPR001138;~PFAM:PF00172,PF04082;~antiSMASH:Cluster_8.9;~go_function: GO:0000981 - DNA-binding transcription factor activity, RNA polymerase II-specific [Evidence IEA];~go_function: GO:0003677 - DNA binding [Evidence IEA];~go_function: GO:0008270 - zinc ion binding [Evidence IEA];~go_process: GO:0006351 - transcription, DNA-templated [Evidence IEA];~go_process: GO:0006355 - regulation of transcription, DNA-templated [Evidence IEA]) — translation MEQRSSPARSLPPRKTTTTPQLSCELCRKRKVKCDKLTPCTNCAASGTVCVPIYRTRLPRGRHATRPRRVSSPPPTSAPGDTDRMIQPTVPVNEDLQERIHRLEALIQGMSSHSHTRTPSATSREQSVQLSDTSTFQTAPDPNTSPILNSSIVSKRLMLQRPDQFWADLVDEIHGLRDVVESSLAGGQEGPIPSSDSAKAEPPNDDGIGVLGLGASNPSAALRSMSPLHNPVVARQLCEVYLQQVDPVIKILHRPSLNRWMVQGEPYLAYADGHPSVEALGSAVCYSAISSMTENQCSVMFHASKADLLAESRVACETAIGRAGLLTSRDITVLQAFILYLVARRSEDRTPAVWTLIALAVRIGKGLGLYLDPETETFFDQQMRRRLWFTICLMDLQASFGQASEPLISVDESASTALPHHINDSDFDPTTAAHCDPNREGLTDTTFALVTYHAQRTGRLLNFAQHDRKVDGGISTPASSTSGTSTSRSRTCDPNWPQQQARHFEQEALRLLHFCDPGTSAYAWFTWHGTQSLIATVRLAAARPLQWHGRAPPPRREGNTELLRLCLPVLEKAQLMHTDPRAEGFRWYVTIPWYALAMALAECYVSSDTALVRYAWPLLESSYLQHEATLGRSLGGPFGQLMRRMREKLAVPAALPPSSLPSTNWSPATPPTFPGVPRPQSSNDDRHVSGCSWPVPTGSTPPADLGMPSLLPVSTWEALSPPSLDNPSLFGVPPTTTAVADGMDPGADMMWEELFSGIPFNEIAGPDMFFFDMNWGS, via the exons ATGGAACAACGCAGTTCCCCGGCCAGATCGCTACCCCCGCGAAAAACCACCACGACTCCCCAACTCAGTTGCGAACTCTGCCGCAAGCGCAAGGTCAAGTGCGACAAGCTCACCCCATGTACCAACTGTGCTGCCTCGGGCACGGTCTGTGTCCCCATCTATCGCACACGACTGCCCCGAGGCCGACATGCCACTCGTCCGCGTCGAGTGTCATCGCCTCCGCCCACATCAGCTCCTGGGGACACCGACCGGATGATCCAGCCCACGGTCCCCGTCAATGAGGATCTCCAGGAACGAATACACCGATTAGAAGCTCTCATCCAGGGGATGAGCTCCCACTCCCATACACGAACTCCGTCCGCAACTTCGCGGGAACAG TCCGTCCAATTATCCGACACTTCCACATTCCAAACGGCTCCTGATCCTAATACTTCCCCCATCCTAAATAGTTCTATTGTTTCTAAGCGTCTCATGTTGCAACGGCCCGATCAGTTCTGGGCCGACTTGGTGGATGAA ATTCACGGACTCCGCGATGTGGTCGAATCATCGCTGGCCGGAGGACAAGAGGGCCCGATCCCTTCCTCCGACTCAGCCAAGGCTGAGCCACCCAATGATGACGGAATCGGGGTTCTTGGCCTGGGGGCTAGCAATCCTTCTGCAGCCCTACGGTCCATGAGTCCGCTGCATAACCCGGTGGTCGCTCGTCAGCTCTGTGAAGTGTACCTCCAACAAGTCGACCCCGTGATCAAGATTCTCCATCGCCCGTCGCTGAACCGATGGATGGTTCAGGGCGAACCCTATCTGGCGTACGCCGATGGCCACCCTTCAGTAGAGGCACTGGGTTCCGCCGTCTGCTACTCGGCTATTAGCAGCATGACGGAAAACCAGTGCTCAGTAATGTTTCATGCCAGCAAGGCAGATTTGTTGGCTGAGTCTCGTGTGGCCTGTGAGACGGCCATTGGCCGTGCAGGTTTGCTCACCAGCCGCGATATTACCGTCCTGCAAGCGTTTATTCTGTATCTG GTAGCTAGGAGATCGGAAGATCGGACTCCAGCTGTCTGGACTCTGATCGCGCTGGCTGTACGAATCGGAAAAGGCCTCGGTCTTTATCTAGATCCTGAGACAGAGACCTTTTTCGATCAGCAGATGCGGAGGCGCCTGTGGTTCACCATTTGCCTGATGGATTTGCAGGCCTCATTCGGTCAGGCATCCGAGCCACTTATCAGCGTCGACGAGTCGGCATCCAcagctcttcctcaccacATCAATGACTCGGACTTTGATCCGACCACGGCTGCACACTGCGACCCCAACCGGGAGGGTTTGACAGACACGACCTTTGCGCTGGTTACCTACCATGCACAGCGTACGGGTCGTCTTCTCAACTTTGCTCAACACGATCGCAAGGTTGATGGGGGCATTTCAACACCCGCATCCTCTACCTCCGGCACTTCAACATCCCGCTCCCGCACATGCGACCCCAATTGGCCGCAACAGCAAGCCCGGCACTTTGAACAAGAAGCACTGCGACTCCTCCATTTCTGCGACCCCGGCACCTCTGCGTATGCGTGGTTCACCTGGCACGGCACGCAGAGTCTAATCGCGACGGTACGACTGGCAGCCGCGCGGCCGCTTCAGTGGCACGGACGAGCACCGCCGCCTCGCCGCGAGGGTAACACCGAACTGCTGCGTCTCTGCCTTCCCGTGCTGGAGAAAGCGCAGCTCATGCACACAGATCCCCGCGCCGAGGGCTTCCGCTGGTACGTGACAATTCCCTGGTACGCACTGGCCATGGCTCTGGCGGAGTGCTACGTGAGCAGCGACACTGCCCTGGTGCGGTACGCCTGGCCGCTGCTCGAGTCGTCGTACCTGCAGCATGAGGCGACGCTGGGACGGTCCCTCGGCGGCCCGTTCGGGCAACTCATGCGGCGTATGAGAGAGAAACTGGCGGTACCAGCCGCACTTCCACCGAGCAGTCTCCCTAGCACCAACTGGAGCCCAGCCACTCCGCCAACATTCCCGGGCGTGCCTCGGCCGCAGAGCAGTAATGATGACCGACATGTGTCCGGTTGCTCTTGGCCGGTGCCCACCGGATCCACCCCGCCTGCGGATCTGGGGATGCCGTCCCTCCTTCCGGTATCCACCTGGGAGGCGCTCTCGCCGCCGTCGTTGGACAACCCTTCGCTCTTCGGGGTACCTCCAACGACGACGGCGGTAGCGGACGGAATGGATCCGGGGGCGGATATGATGTGGGAGGAGCTGTTCTCGGGGATTCCGTTCAATGAGATCGCGGGGCCGGATATGTTCTTCTTTGATATGAACTGGGGGAGTTAA
- a CDS encoding uncharacterized protein (COG:S;~EggNog:ENOG410PJX9;~InterPro:IPR001279,IPR036388,IPR036866;~PFAM:PF00753;~SMCOG1170:metallo-beta-lactamase family protein;~antiSMASH:Cluster_8.9) — MAFRIPFAQSFWQEYLSGQEANLPRLPEVQQVTERVMRILGGNPGRMQLQGTNTYLVGTGKFRILIDTSQGEASWIQALTEQLESNGLEISHVLLTHWHGDHTGGVPDLISYNPELSSRVYKNTPDLGQQAIHDGQKFQVEGATIRAVFTPGHAFDHMCFLLEEENALFTGDNVLGHGYSVVEDLGTYMTSLSRMADLNCALGYPAHGTRIEDLPAKMKEYIQHKESRMRQVLAALERSRARMAATGGGRRAGALTFPELINSMYGGIPDEVEQALTPFLSQVLWKLAEDRKVGFEGEPNQRRWFAVGQPAAAAVRL, encoded by the exons ATGGCCTTCCGTATCCCCTTCGCTCAGTCCTTCTGGCAGGAATACCTGTCCGGCCAGGAAGCCAACCTGCCTCGTCTTCCCGAAGTCCAGCAAGTCACCGAGAGAGTGATGCGCATTCTCGGAGGCAATCCCGGGCGCATGCAGCTGCAAGGGACCAACACGTACCTCGTGGGGACGGGCAAATTCCGAATTCTCATTGACACCAGCCAG GGTGAAGCAAGCTGGATTCAAGCTCTCACGGAACAACTAGAATCCAACGGTCTAGAAATCTCCCACGTCCTGCTCACTCATTGGCACGGCGATCATACCGGCGGAGTCCCCGACCTCATCAGCTACAACCCCGAACTGTCCTCTAGAGTATACAAAAACACCCCCGATCTCGGCCAACAAGCCATCCACGATGGCCAAAAGTTCCAAGTAGAGGGCGCAACTATCCGCGCTGTCTTTACTCCCGGCCACGCCTTTGACCACATGTGCTTCctcttggaggaagaaaacgcCCTCTTCACCGGGGACAATGTGTTGGGACACGGTTACTCCGTCGTGGAAGATTTAGGGACGTATATGACCAGCCTGTCACGCATGGCGGACCTCAATTGCGCGCTTGGATACCCAGCGCATGGAACACGCATCGAGGATCTTCCGGCTAAGATGAAGGAATATATTCAGCATAAAGAGTCGAGGATGCGGCAGGTACTGGCCGCGTTGGAGAGAAGTCGGGCGAGGATGGCAGCGACCGGGGGAGGGCGTCGTGCCGGCGCTTTAACGTTTCCGGAGCTTATTAACTCTATGTATGGAGGAATTCCGGATGAGGTTGAGCAGGCTTTGACGCCGTTCTTGAGTCAGGTTTTGTGGAAGTTGGCGGAGGACCGGAAGGTTGGGTTTGAGGGAGAGCCGAATCAGAGACGGTGGTTTGCAGTGGGGcagccagctgcagctgcggTGAGGTTGTAG
- the nscC gene encoding FAD-dependent monooxygenase nscC (COG:S;~EggNog:ENOG410PQ7W;~InterPro:IPR036188,IPR002938;~SMCOG1087:hypothetical protein;~antiSMASH:Cluster_8.9;~go_function: GO:0071949 - FAD binding [Evidence IEA]) gives MTPPILIIGAGLSGLTVSRILTNASIPNIVFEASTPDRTQGYAISLREWGYTSLLTALGDLPLRSLTRGVAPDRILGGTGWIDQALRDNHTGNLLVAPDPEVKQCIVRANRNALRTWIADSGDEEVDIRYGHRLRSVQGSMGNVTATFENGAKYQGSLVIAADGVHSTVRSQILPHVSPDIVPVVVYHGELELPRKEFDDLIRPHSGPSNILAGVGDGFNTPITVCNITPTHVHLDWSYSRPSIANKDTEDPLYRPHVSAAEAKQIPPALLEEIASRDLARPWSQLLNAEALPTHRVFNWVSRCVSVTREDVNAAQKQGVVFIGDSWHAMPIFGGEGGNHALVDAVELAEALMGKEGELDAAVTGYYDRAWRRCQEAVRRSRQRFFQLHRPMREWMEIAEKKKMMTAMKEVEAH, from the coding sequence ATGACccctcccatcctcatcatcggcgcTGGCCTCTCCGGCCTCACCGTCTCCCGCATTCTCACCAACGCCTCCATTCCCAACATCGTCTTCGAAGCCTCCACCCCCGACCGCACCCAAGGCTACGCCATTAGCCTCCGCGAATGGGGCTACACCTCCCTCCTTACAGCCCTGGGCGACCTGCCCCTCCGCAGTCTCACCCGGGGCGTCGCCCCGGACCGCATCCTCGGCGGAACCGGCTGGATCGACCAAGCCCTCCGGGACAACCATACCGGAAACCTGCTAGTCGCTCCAGACCCAGAAGTCAAGCAATGCATCGTGCGGGCAAACCGGAATGCCCTCCGCACCTGGATCGCCGATAGCGGCGACGAGGAAGTGGACATCCGCTACGGCCACCGTCTCCGCAGCGTGCAGGGCTCAATGGGCAACGTGACGGCCACTTTCGAGAACGGCGCAAAATACCAGGGCTCTCTTGTCATCGCAGCTGATGGCGTGCACTCTACCGTGCGCTCTCAGATCCTGCCTCATGTGAGCCCGGATATTGTGCCCGTGGTGGTGTACCATGGCGAATTGGAACTCCCGCGCAAGGAATTCGATGATCTGATCCGTCCGCACTCCGGACCATCGAATATTctggctggtgtgggcgATGGGTTTAATACCCCCATTACTGTTTGTAATATCACCCCGACGCATGTCCATCTCGACTGGTCGTATTCGAGACCGAGTATAGCCAATAAGGATACCGAGGATCCCCTCTATCGGCCGCATGTCTCTGCCGCGGAGGCTAAGCAGATTCCTCCGGCACTGCTAGAGGAAATTGCGTCTCGGGATCTGGCGAGGCCGTGGTCCCAGCTGCTTAATGCTGAGGCGTTGCCGACTCATCGGGTCTTCAACTGGGTGAGTCGGTGTGTGTCGGTGACGAGGGAGGATGTGAATGCTGCGCAGAAGCAAGGTGTAGTGTTTATTGGGGACTCGTGGCATGCGATGCCGATTTTCGGAGGTGAAGGGGGTAATCATGCCTTAGTTGATGCGGTGGAGCTGGCGGAGGCGTTGATGGGTAAGGAAGGGGAGTTGGATGCTGCTGTGACGGGGTACTATGATCGTGCGTGGAGACGCTGTCAGGAGGCTGTGAGAAGGTCTAGGCAGAGGTTCTTCCAGTTGCATCGGCCTatgagggagtggatggagattgcggaaaagaagaagatgatgactgCGATGAAGGAAGTGGAGGCTCATTGA